Sequence from the Metopolophium dirhodum isolate CAU chromosome 2, ASM1992520v1, whole genome shotgun sequence genome:
CGATGAAGAACTATTCTCAGGATGACGTAACTGCCGTCttctaaaataagttaataataaaaaaattaagtattagataacactatagtagtataatacataCTTTCTCCTCATTTTTAATGACAATTCTTTGATTTCTTCTTCTCGTTCAATTTGCTCTCTTTCCATTTTTAGTTCTCGTTCTCTTTGTGCTTTTTTATCCGCTTTATCTAATAACcaaatagatttataatatattggacaATAAACAAAGTAATtacactttaataataaatgtatataataaaatgttgacttaaaAAACAACTTCTTCACAGTAAAAGTGAACTATTAGTAATACTACTGACATTGTTTGTTTAGCAAAACTTTCATTTTTCGTTTCATTAATTCTTGTGGAGTTGGTTTGCTGTCACTTGAGCATTgctgtaaacatattataatataattacatcaaAATCTACAAACTTATCTTCATATTAAagagattatttattattataaattttcgttttaaaattcataatccCCTAGaattctgatttatttttattcgcaACATGCTAATGTACTCTTGcgatatattaacaaattactGACTTTTTTGCTGGAAGAAGAAAGACTGAGTTCTggtaatctaaaataatataattttcaataaaaattagtatCCATTATTAAAAGAAGACATCAGCTTACGGAGgtttaatgttatttgtatttttatctttgtCATCATCATCAGAAATGCTCAATTCTGATGATGAATCATTTCCTCTACGgccataatatctatatatacatataaaaaaacaaacaatgacAATACTATTCAAACTATATGAgttccaataaataaatatttttaccgttGAACAGGCGGTGGTTTTTGATTAACTGGTAACTGTACGTTGTTCCTATTTATTTAAGAACATAAAATTACAagataaattttaatcaaactgACAAATTAGTAACAATGGAAATTGGTTATTACTAGTGTTGGCCaacgatataattttcaatatcgaTATCGTATTGCGATATCGGAAAAATACCGATATCGATATCGAagcatattaaaaatttaaaacattaaaagtttagaatgcatattatattatgagtgtattgaaagtatattaaaagtatagaatatatattgttttaatattatattatgagtgtattgaaagtatattaaaagtatagaatacatattgttttaatattacaacTGTATAGAGTGAGCGGTACATCTAACTAAATATGTTTGATCCATGGAATTTATAGCTTTGACCATATTCGCAGCATTATCACATACAACAGCACTAACTTTATTTTCAATGCTCCAAAATTTAAgaatagattttaaattgttgacGATATTTATTGAAGTATGGGACTCAGGACTTTCTACTGTTTCTAAAATGCGTGTACGTAAACACCACTTTTCTAAATAATGACAAGTTACACCTAAATAACTATGATTTGCCAGTGACGTCCAAAAATCAATTGTTATACAAacatgtgaaatattttttaagaaacattttaaattttctcttTCATTTAGTGCAGTATGTTCAACAAGTCTAGTTATTGTTTGTTTACTAGGAACAGAATACTCAGGTACGGCTATTTCCATAAATTCAAGAAAACCTTCCCCTTCTATAATACTCAGAGGTCTTAAAtctttaataacaaatttaactaGGCTTTTTGTTAGTTCCTTGGCTCGTTTAGTTttgtttgataattttgatGGAGTTTGCTTAAAATATGGAATTAAAGTGTTGGACGTACTTGGTTTTGTACTTGTACATTACTGAAAATGTGATTTGAGATTAGTCGTATTTCCACTATAACCAACAGCACATTTGCACTTTTAAcaaaaaacttgatttttatttaatataatcccctttttattaactttaaaaccaaaatgttgCCATATATCACTTCTAGCACCAGACAACGGTACTAATTTAAAGTTTTCActcattttatttgtataaataataaaattaataacgaaCGTAATAATTACGACGTCTCACCGCGAGTTAACAACCGATACTGAATTTAGATTAAATTGTTTGGTGTGGTGGTTATTTCTTTGGAACATATTAATATCGCCTCGTATCATAATCTacgtttttatctttattatatctgtcagatataataatttattatatctgacagatattttttttaaatttaatttcatactgTTTACTCAGTTTAGTGTTTAATCACACCGATATTGCGATATtttcgataattatttttagatatagaTATCGAAATCGAAATCATTGAAAAATACCCACGATATCAATATCGTTGGTCAACACTAGTTATTACTAGTAATATGCAATGATATAATACgtaatagaataattaaataatagttatatacgaTCCACATATTGtcgaagttaaaaattttaagaacCATTATGATTTAATTGACACAGCAATAGTATTtccattgtatattaaattattataaacagaaaAATTCTGAACCTGATAGGTGACACCGATTTATTACGACTTCGTGATCTATGCCGACGACTATGGCCCTTAGATAATGATCTAGATTTTCGACGAGGAGATCTTGAACGAGAACTTTGTTTCTTTCTTGAATGATTTTTAGAAGATTTTGATCTAtagatacaaattataaatattaactaaaataattaatacaaattgtttttgaaacaaaaaatattgcgaatagaattttaattttagtacacaatttcaatattatgaagTCTCATGGggcataaaaaaatttgtattatagcaaattttgttcaatagatttgaataaatttggtttccaaaaatattttgtttaatggaaaATTTTATTACGTGGATACACactgtataacataaaaattaataaaataaaataggtatgtaaattattagttttacttTGTACTTGTTTTTGATTTGTCATTCGTTGTAGGCTCTTCATCACCAAAACTAGTTATATAAGTTACTTGGCCTGAGTTTTCAGGAGTGGGTGAACGTGATGTCATCATTGATGATAGTTGATCAAAATCAGTATAACTAGGACTCTTTCTagttgcataactaaaaaaaaataatttataactgttgTCTAACAAAATAACtccattttttaaaagtaaatacctTAATGGACTTAATGCTTTGCCTTCTAAAGCTTTTAATCGAAATGCTCTACGTTCTCTTCTAGATCGTCGTCCCTAAGtacaagatttaaaatttaaattaattttaatctttaattatattatttaaattttatttttcaaactaaaaatattaaatgaaataataacttttttaaatttgatgtgATGGACACAGTGTCATTGTTAATTTTTACCATAAAACCTActtgatttaatataaataattaaataaaatcataggaaaaaacaaataaatttaaatatgaaaacttACAGCAAACATAGCTTTTTCTTCTTCAGCTAAACGGGCTAATTGAATGTTTTCAGCTTCTTCCAAATCATTATtaagaaaactataaaaatcattagtAGTCATGCCAAAACCATGTGCAGTAGAGTTCAACTCATTTGCTTGGTCAGTGCCAATTTTGCTAACATCAATTGATAAatctattaaacaaaataaagcaattcaattacaataagtatttaattttagtatttgaaCATTGATGCTTACCAAAATCAACTTCGCTCTCCTCGTCTGATTCATCAGAACCATCATTTTTAGGCTTTATATCCAAATATTTTCTGGAATCATCAATTTGAATTGTGTCTTCATCGCTATATTTATATGGAATAGCAGCATTAgcagtagattttttttttgcatcatCTGCATCTGTTTTAGTCACAGGGCCAAATTTTTCTTCCAAATAGAGTTGGTGTAAAAATTTACTTTCagaaactaaaattttcaaaataaacgattaacattaaacgataatagatgactaaattaaaatattacttgttAAGAACTCATTTTGAACAAGAATACGATAAcgttcatagtttaaatgaCGTTCTTCATAAGACATTTGTTCATCTTCATCATCTTTCTTAGGTTCTCTAATAAAATCTAGATGAGCTCGTGCATCAAACCGATCAATCATTATTTCTTCATTTCCTTGCCAGGGCATCCTAATGTAAGAAAAATAGAATCGATCAAATTatgaaaagaataaaaaacaagATTAAGAAAATATTGGTAAACGCTTACATAGTAGCAGGACTATTAGCGGCAATTGCAATGCCTGGATCAATGTGTATTTTACACTGACGACCGtgtaattgtaaaaattgtGTAGGATCAGCTTTCTgaaaataaacaacataataactGTTGTTGATATgatttgtaaaacaaaaatcactcacaattttttcataataatcctTTCGGCGCTGAGCTCGCCTTTGATAGTCAACCAATAGGCCGCGGATTTTTTTCTCTTGTTTTCTTGCTTCGTGCCACATGATGCCTCTCTTTAAGAGGTAAAATTCCAAACTAGAGAAAAAAACTAGAATAATTatctgtgtagtgtgtacaaaCACCTGACTACCAGAGTTAACTAATAACCATTATtactacgtaggtatataaaattaagttaacaaTCATTGCTCATTGGTCAATGAATAATTCacagtgtaataataaattattaattaataatcactcAAGTGTAGACAGTTGTAGTATCtatttgaaaaatgattacAATGATGTCTTAAccatggattaatataatccatAGCCTGCATACGACGGAAGTTAGTATGATACCTAGGTATCAaagtgtaaaattgtaaatagtatgataaacaaaattattttacattgcgTCACGATTAAGATATTAATGGTGTGGTGCTTAGGTACAACTAGCTAGTAGCTAGTAGCCACGACTGTCTAGCCACTAGAAAGGTGGATTCAATCcgtttgaatttttgattaatCCACCTTGGCCACTAGGATAGTATtactatactaaaatatttaatcgtgCATGTCGTCAAAGACGGAAATAGTGGACAATAATAACAGAAATAGTTTAACGAGCTAAACTTTATAGTTGTttgtaatacttattacttacgtACTTACTTAATTactaatctaatatattattattgtatttttcattttctgaCTTCAGTGTCTACTCCCATCTTACTTTTCTATGAACAAGCGTTAGGCCAACTCcacgatttaaattttaagataatatccACAATCCACACtttcaagttttaaattttaatcatgaattttgtgtttttttctaattaatcgTGGTTACTCATTTTTACTTGGTTActtatttaagaatattttaccTGGTATTTGGTTATTACATTATcatgttatcatattatcatattatcaaatatatttccCGCGTATTTCTATCACAGaactattattttgtgtttctaTCGCAGaactattattttgtgtttctaTCGCCTATcagcttaatatttattattttcaattttgtatttttgttttgtataggATGCCAATGGTctgatacatataataattaccttgAGTCTGTTAGTCAATAGTCATTAGtcgcttaatattatatataaataatctgTTACTGTGAGACTTCGTTAGTAAGTTGTCGGTACTtccatttcatattttaatttattctgtagTACCTACTTCTATCACA
This genomic interval carries:
- the LOC132938408 gene encoding CLK4-associating serine/arginine rich protein-like, with amino-acid sequence MWHEARKQEKKIRGLLVDYQRRAQRRKDYYEKIKADPTQFLQLHGRQCKIHIDPGIAIAANSPATMMPWQGNEEIMIDRFDARAHLDFIREPKKDDEDEQMSYEERHLNYERYRILVQNEFLTISESKFLHQLYLEEKFGPVTKTDADDAKKKSTANAAIPYKYSDEDTIQIDDSRKYLDIKPKNDGSDESDEESEVDFDLSIDVSKIGTDQANELNSTAHGFGMTTNDFYSFLNNDLEEAENIQLARLAEEEKAMFAGRRSRRERRAFRLKALEGKALSPLSYATRKSPSYTDFDQLSSMMTSRSPTPENSGQVTYITSFGDEEPTTNDKSKTSTKSKSSKNHSRKKQSSRSRSPRRKSRSLSKGHSRRHRSRSRNKSVSPIRNNVQLPVNQKPPPVQRYYGRRGNDSSSELSISDDDDKDKNTNNIKPPLPELSLSSSSKKQCSSDSKPTPQELMKRKMKVLLNKQYKADKKAQRERELKMEREQIEREEEIKELSLKMRRKRRQLRHPENSSSSSRSKSRSKSSSSSSSSSSSNYSRYRSRRRRSRSRSGGHRSNSRSGGHRSTSRSGGRRRSKSGDRRRRSRSDDKRWSRRSEERDRYRRDDRRDYDRRDDYRSRRSPDRRDRRVDRRDSPSRKEIKQRESPIKKEIKQQRESPVRREIKQREIPDRNKRENVVRPIVKITYEASPKRYVSSTKVQSNLKPLVDYD